The Solanum lycopersicum chromosome 8, SLM_r2.1 DNA segment AAttcgagagcgaatgttggaatacaaccGAGTTTTAAACGCCGAATCCGCCTAAATATCCTTAGAACTTCAGAATAATGTTGTGTGTAGTTTAACTCGATCGatggaaaaggaaatctattatgctaggtAACCTTCGGTTTTGGACAAGTGACAAGTCAGACGAGTATGAAAAAGAAGCTTGTAACCTCTTAACCAAGAATGAGGCGCGCTTCACActcataattaagaacttacacgtacataatttccaaagatCTTGGCTcgttgtcactcagattggaaacttgtTTCCGATAAATTGCAACTTCCAGAAGCGAGACTGAAACTGACAGAACTAAAGAAAGACCTATATTTATCGAGCGGGGTGGTTCGAtcgtggtggaagtcgctcctcttctcgcgtcctaagagtgtgatattcctctttggactgtgtcccagttcgctgctaaaaaaagttccacgttgttctgcatcctttttgatgtcgtccgcacctgtaatttttgaagaattcatccttttcgtatgctctcgacaaagactgagataaaacttgTCAGCTTAAAAAAGCAAATAagatgggagacagtgtctttttaccGTATCGACACTTTATTATTCTCCTCAAATCaacgtcgactcgatcggtctaATGTCCAGGCCaataaagcttatgccttgtgTTTTGCGATATACTCTTCAATGCATTCTATATCtgatgtcaaaataaataaataaaggctGCTGCGATATTGATGTCTCTTTTGTTGTCATCTTCGATGCTCTtcttaatgtttatttttatcaaaaataaaagatgcagCTGAGGCTGGCGGATAAATATTGTTCTTGGGATacacaatttccctttctttatccGTGTATGTCCCCTTACGGGGCATGAATATATtcccgcgatacgtaaattccCGCGAGGTATGAATCTTCTCGCAACGATAACTTTTAGCGAggaatgaaatcttctcgcgatgtgcaaattttgacgaggcatggattcttctcgtcgtgcataattattGTCTCgaaatgcatgattttcacaaTGAATGacttttccgcgatgcatgattttcaacgaggcatAGATCCTTCTCGCGATGCACAAATTCTAGCGAGGTaaaaattcttctcgcgatgtataaattttgacgaggcatgaaatcttctcgccgTGTCTAAATTTCAGCCAGGCATAAAAtattctcgcgatgtataatttcatgacgaggcatgaaatcttttcTTCGTGCATGATTGTTGActtgcaatgcatgacttttccgcgatgcatgattttcaacgagccatggattcttctcgtgatgcacaaattccagcgagttataaattcttctcgtgatgtataaattttaacgaggcatgaaatcttctcgtcgtgtcTATACTTTAGCGAGTcataaaatcttctcgcgatgtataaattttttgacgagtcatgaaatcttctcgtcgtgcatgattgttgactcgcaatgcatgattttccgtgatgcatgattttcgtaatgcatgattcttcagtgTATGAATTCAGcaatgcatgattccgcgatgcatgattcttcaaCAGTATAtgacttccgcgatgcatgacttccgcgatgcatgaaaccgtgatgcatgattcttcagtgTATGAATtctgtgatgcatgaatatttatcaTCTGTGTTAATAATTACGGCAAAACGACCTCAAAATAATATACCGATTTGATcaataataagaaattataataaaataactatctCTTCTGGAGTGACGCCTTGTCTTGATTGACAATATTTATCTTGTCTTAATAACGCAATGCGAATAGCGTCTTCTATTGAAATTGTGAAATCTTCGCTGAGATTCCTatttgattcacctttgaatctggcCAGGCACTtttgtaaatttcatatatCGGGAAATggcttgaaataaacaaacacattcacaAGCATCTTGACACAAACGATATGAGCTGCCTCCTGCTTTCAGTAAAATAACTTGTTTGGAGATAGTGTTCTCCTCTTTGGGAGCTCTCCGTATTCGTCCGTCGGGAGAATCCGGTCGATTTCAAGGCAAagctataaacctgcatccacaaaaaaattgttagtgTTAAAACATACTAATCTGTGTCGATTCCTTCAGTGTTTCTCCTTGTCTGGATATCTCCGGTTGATTTCCCGATTTCCcaactcttgatagataagaaaatatcttatgccaaaacaaatgaaacataaaagggCAATTTTAAGAGATACAAGAAATTTTTAGGAAATAGTATCTTGAAAAAGTCACTGACAAGTCTTGTCGTATCAGGCTTAACGAGTTCTTTTGAATCTGACACTTGCTGATGAGTTTCAGAGGCACTGCAGACTTGTACAGAAGATTCTGACAAAATTTTGAGGCCCTCCTtaaaatttctgtcccagttaaTTGTCTTGCTTATCTTTCTACAATAACTGAACCGATCGCGggatttttgagatcttctcaaaaattctatccCAGTTGCAGATCTCGAAATGTCTTTAGTTTGACTTGCTGAAGAGAAGGCTTCTCCaggagaatttttgagtccctctcaaaaattctgtccctgTTCTATTGTAAAGGGGAATAGAAACCTTATGGGAGATATATGACcgagcccttgtggcgcctacgtatcccgttgaggtaGGAATCAGGTCTAACGTAGTTCCCCTTAGAGATTAACcagaataaaatttacaatgaaACCGACCGAGGACGACAAAGGCCACCTacatatctcattcttgagaattcaggtcgaacgtagttcagatacgaagaaataatcaaatggggtaaatggggtgaccgaagccgacataggccgcctacgtatctcattctcgagaattcaggtcagacgtagttcgttacaagagggataataattcaaattgaaCAAATACCATCAAACAGAacgattacaagtaaatgaagGAAAAATGTAAAGCAAAACTTCACGTATAGTATCTCTTGACCAcatctgagttgataggctTGGGCCATACAGTGCCATCCATCTCGAAcaggaccaaagcacctccagatagtactttacgaaccatgtaaggaccttgccaatttggtgcgaactttcctttgtactcatcttgatgaggaaaaatacgcttaagaaccaactgaccaacttcaaaatttctggctcttactcttaTGTGAAAAGCGCGAGTCATTCTCTGTCTATACAACTGGCCATGGCAGACGGTGACCActctcttctcatcaatcaagaCTAGTTGAGCAATCCGCTTACTAACCCATTCGGCGTTGCTTaactcagcttcttggatgatcctcaaTGACGGTATCTCGACTTAAACAGGTACGATCGCCTTTGTTCCATATACCagcaagtatggagtagcccCAGTCGACATTCTGACCGTCGTTCAATAACCTAGCAACGCATATGGCAACAATTCATGCCAACCTCACTGtttgtaaatcattttcctcaataTGTTCTTGATATGcttgttggcggcctctacagctcGGTTCATTTGGGGGGGATAAGCAGTTGACTTTCGatgaataatcttaaatttttcaCATATCTCATTCATCagatgactgttgagatttgcaccgttatcggcaatgatggattctggaactCTAAATCTGTatatcagattgttgcggacaaaatcgaccaccactttcttggttagTGACTTGTAAGAGgttgcttccacccacttggtgaaataatcaatggcaaccAACATGAATCTGTGTCTATTAGAAGTGGCCGGCTCTAtaggaccgatgacatccattccccaagctacaaatggccaaggttAACTCATAAcattaagttcgtgaggtggAACCCGTATCAGATcgccgtgcacttgacatttgtggAATTTTTGCAGGAATTTGCAATAGTCATtttccatagtcatccagaaagAACCAGCTCGAAGAACCTTTCTTCCTAAAGTAAGCCCATTCATGTATGTATCGTAAAATCCAACATAtatctgttcaataagcctTACAGCTTCAGAAGCATCCACACATCTTaaaagacccaaatctggagtcctcctatacaggacttctccattcagaaaaaaattgaaagtcaTACGACGTAGCGACTTCTTCTGATTAGATGTAGCGTCTTCTGGATATGTCCTAGACTCTTAGTATCTCTTTATgtcaaaataccaaggcaaaccatctggttctgattcatgcgtgaacaatggactggatgCCCCTTCAAATCTATATCCAGCGGGTCGATGTAATCAGTATGCGGATGTTTGATCattgaagcgatggtggcaagagcatcatctaattcattctgtattctgggagtatgtctgaactcgatcttgcgGAACCTTTTGCAAAGATTTTGCACACACTGTGCGTAAGGTACAGTTTTAGGGTTCTTCACaacccattctccttgaacctcATGAATCAAAaggtctgaatctccaataaccagtaATCGTAAACATTCATTTCAATGGCAATTTTCAAACCATGAATACAAGCTTCGTGTTCGGCCATGTTGTTAGTGCAATTGAATCGTAGATAAGCCGCCATAGGATAGTGCTGAACAGATTCTGATACCAAGACTGCTCCAACACCTTTACCCTGGAGATTCTCCGCTCCAtcgaagaataatctccaaACTGGATACgcttcagaaatatcttcacccacaaatgacacttttTCATCATGAAAATATGTCTTGAGAGGTTCATATTCTTCGTCAACTGGATTTTCcacaagatgatcagccaaggCTTGTGCTTTTATTGCTTTTTGAGTCACATATACAATATCGAACTCACTCTACAGCATTTTCCATTTACCTAACTTTCCGGTCGGCATTGCTTTCTGGAAAATGTACTTCAAAGGATCCATTCTGTAGATTAGATACGTTGTATACGATGAAAAATAGTGTCTCAGCTTCTGTGCAAGACACGTCAGAGCACAGCACGTTCTCTCCAGCAAAGTGTAGCCAGATTCGTACGGAGTATATTTCTTGCTTATGTAGTTGATAGCCCTTTCCTTCTTCCATGTCTCGTCATGTTGACCAAGTACACATCCAAAGGCATTATCTGAAACAGACAAATATAGtaacaaaggactcccttcgCGCAGAGGAACCAACACAGGTGGGTTAGACAAATAGCTCTTGATAGCATGGAAAGCAGTCTGGCACTCCTCAGTTCACTTAGTCGGGGcgtctttcttcagcagcttaAAAATAGGCTCACACACCACTGTTGATTGTGCTATAAACCAGCTGTTATAGTTTAACCTCCCAAAGAAACTCATCACTTCTTTTCTCATCTTCGGCGGAGGcaactcttgaattgctttgATCTTTGAGgggtcgagctcaatacctcttctgctgactataaatcccaatAACTTCCCAGTTGAGACCCAAAAGCGCATTTGGCGGGATATAGCTTCAAGTTGTTCCAACGCAATGTGTCAAATGATTCGAACTCTCGCGGGATTTGATTATGACGTCGTCCACGTACACCTCAATCTCTTTGTGAATCATGTCATGGAAAATAGCCGGCCGTTTTCTCTGCGTCTTCTTGATCCATCAAAATTTGGTGATAACCTGCGTAATagtccacaaatgactgcatttCATTCTTGACACAGttgtcaatcaaaatatatatattcagtaATGGGAAATTATCCTTTGGACTATCCTTGTTGAGATCTCGGTAATCAACATAAATCCTAATTTTTCCATCTTTTTGGGCGACCGGAACGACATTTTCCAACCAGGTGGGATATTGCGTTACTTCTACCAATCAGGACTCTATATGCTTGGTGATTTCCTCTTTAATCTTAAAACTCAATTAAGGCTTGAATTTCTGAGTCTTTTGTTTTACCGGCTCAAACCCTAGGTTGATAGGCAGCTTATGAGATACAACATCAGTACTCAACCCCTGCATGTCACCGACCTCCCAAACAAACACATCACTTTATTTTGCAAGCAAATGAACCAGGCTCTCCTTCTGAGTTTCATTCAGGTGAgtgctgatcttaacctctttgacacatTCTGAATCTCCCAAATTCACCGTCACTGTTTCCTCCAGATTCGGTTAATGTTGATTCTCGAACAATCGAAATTCTTCTGCCACATAGTCCGGTTCCTCACTTTCTTCGTCGTAGTCATCAACCTCGTCGTCATTTGCCTCACTTTACTCATTtagctcatgacatgacatgacattggcaggtttgtaacttacgttactgaaatcataaacagacaaaattaggaaagtaaaatataacaagcagttaaataaacaaagtcaaaataaggaggctttcaGTTAAATCAAACTAAATGCAAACTTCGGTCATGGCACAGGGCCATGTCGCCTTTTAAACatcataacaaaattcaaaatcaggcaaaatgaaaaatagtgggtctcgggcctcttccggACGACCACCGATTTTTATATGCATAAATAACTCCTTTCTACCATAGAGTTCGGGACATCAGGGTTGGTGTGGAAGTCCAATTCTGCAGTATCTCCCCTGGTTCAGCATCACGAATGCCAGATGGCTCGACCTCCTCCTCGATAACTGCGTTAATCTCCTTGAAAAGGTCATAGATTCCTGCCCCGTTGTCTTCAGGCTCGACAAGCTCTCGGACTGGAAAGGATTGATAGAGATGTGGGATCGGCTTAGTAAACTCTTGATCcattttcatcttcatcttcacaTTCTCATCcgtggggatgtaccccaaaccatactttGATTCTTGAGCAAGGACTGGAACTGGCTCGATGATCCCTTGTGCATTTCTTCCTAATCCAACACCTGGTTTGAATCCGCTCTGCAGCATTATCGTGGCGATCATTCTGTACACGGCCGGCATGGGAGTCTACGGGAACAAGCTCTAATCAGTGGCGTTTACCAACTCCACCTTGTAGAAATCCAAACTTTGCGGCGTTTCGTCCAAGACCGGCACCTGCTTGCCTGAGTAGCTCCTTAAACCGTGAATAACTAGTTCTTGATTTTTCCATACTAGTTTCATCACTTGGTGGAGAGTGGAGGGGATGGCTCCAGCCATATGGATGAAtggccttcccaaaagaaggttaTAGCTGGTGTCGATATCCAACACTTGGAACATTGCCTCAAACTCTGCGgggcccatttggatggtcaagtTCACCGCTCCTAACGTGTATCTCTGCACACTATCAAATTCCCTCACATTGACCTGGTTTTGCTCCAACTTTTCGAAGTCAAACCTCAGCTACTTTAATGTTGACAAGGGGCATATGTTCAGGACAGATCCGTCGTCTACCAAAACAAGGTTGACGATCTTACCGCGGCATATCACGGTGATGTGTAGAGCTTTGTTATGGGACCTCCCTTCGGCCGGCAACTCATCATCGCAGAAACTGATGCGGTGTCC contains these protein-coding regions:
- the LOC138337946 gene encoding uncharacterized protein, whose protein sequence is MRFWVSTGKLLGFIVSRRGIELDPSKIKAIQELPPPKMRKEVMSFFGRLNYNSWFIAQSTVSYLSNPPVLVPLREGSPLLLYLSVSDNAFGCVLGQHDETWKKERAINYISKKYTPYESGYTLLERTCCALTCLAQKLRHYFSSYTTYLIYRMDPLKYIFQKAMPTGKLAIKAQALADHLVENPVDEEYEPLKTYFHDEKVSFVGEDISEAYPVWRLFFDGAENLQGKGVGAVLVSESVQHYPMAAYLRFNCTNNMAEHEACIHGLKIAIEMNVYDYWFRKIEFRHTPRIQNELDDALATIASMIKHPHTDYIDPLDIDLKGHPVHCSRMNQNQMVCLVLYRRTPDLGLLRCVDASEAVRLIEQIYVGFYDTYMNGLTLGRKVLRAAWGMDVIGPIEPATSNRHRFMLVAIDYFTKWVEATSYKSLTKKVVVDFVRNNLIYRFRVPESIIADNGANLNSHLMNEIFEIPSLRIIQEAELSNAEWVSKRIAQLVLIDEKRVVTVCHGQLYRQRMTRAFHIRVRARNFEVGQLVLKRIFPHQDEYKGKFAPNWQGPYMVRKVLSGGALVLFEMDGTVWPKPINSDVVKRYYT